From the genome of Ptychodera flava strain L36383 chromosome 20, AS_Pfla_20210202, whole genome shotgun sequence, one region includes:
- the LOC139119774 gene encoding AP-5 complex subunit sigma-1-like, translating to MVYAFMIHTLQPGTCRILYSVTFGKEDLTLEQAGEPQSAISGSELRAVRKEQLDIVARQVQSEFSFRRAVSSRTYEQEMQILSSDESSLPFEKGVFRLRAGDPFTTERVVVWAGTANCAFNLVCDKNENRIQAETVLSTIIRHLQEYLKVIAQPTAALTKPDRITAILHQFLPHGQILFMNHRVVRQFEKEMETFLTGR from the coding sequence ATGGTGTATGCTTTTATGATACACACTCTCCAACCGGGGACGTGTAGGATATTGTACTCCGTGACGTTTGGTAAGGAAGATCTCACCTTGGAACAGGCAGGCGAACCTCAGTCCGCCATTAGTGGGAGTGAACTCCGTGCTGTACGCAAGGAACAACTCGACATCGTCGCAAGACAAGTGCAGTCCGAATTCTCTTTCCGGAGAGCCGTCTCAAGCCGAACGTACGAGCAAGAAATGCAGATTCTGAGTTCAGATGAATCGTCGTTGCCCTTCGAGAAGGGCGTGTTTCGCCTGCGGGCCGGCGACCCGTTCACTACAGAGAGAGTTGTTGTGTGGGCGGGTACCGCCAACTGTGCGTTCAACCTGGTTTGCGACAAAAACGAAAACCGTATCCAGGCAGAGACTGTGCTCTCCACGATCATCCGCCATCTGCAAGAGTACCTGAAAGTGATCGCGCAACCAACGGCCGCATTGACAAAACCAGACAGAATCACTGCAATTTTGCACCAGTTTTTGCCACACGGACAAATACTTTTCATGAACCATAGAGTCGTGAGGCAGTTTGAGAAAGAAAtggaaacatttttgaccgGCAGATAG